In Risungbinella massiliensis, a single window of DNA contains:
- the mutY gene encoding A/G-specific adenine glycosylase, producing the protein METGKPLISQERITAFQQDLLVWYQQNKRDLPWRKDQDPYKVWVSEIMLQQTKVATVVPYFERFMKKFPTLTDLANADEQEVLKQWEGLGYYSRARNLHQAVQEVRDEYGSKVPDQPEKIEKLRGIGPYTKGAILSIAFDQKQPAVDGNVMRVFSRWFELYQDIALPRTRVLMEQYAMEVIPETNPGDFNQALMELGATICTPTSPSCLLCPVQHVCQANQEGVQEDLPVKKKSKPPKETEVLFLAIHADGEILLEKRPDTGLLAGLWSLPTIEKTSEPFVDELIQEYCQGFPSSFTIKGEITNFEHIFSHRHWKIKVIEVELADKPNSLADSYQFCSHHSIQQIAFANVYAKAIQQIKANTGLLLVP; encoded by the coding sequence ACTTACTAGTATGGTACCAGCAAAACAAAAGAGATTTGCCTTGGAGAAAAGATCAAGATCCTTATAAAGTCTGGGTTTCGGAAATCATGTTGCAACAGACGAAAGTTGCTACTGTAGTCCCGTATTTTGAACGATTTATGAAAAAATTCCCGACTTTGACTGATCTGGCAAACGCAGACGAACAAGAAGTTCTAAAGCAATGGGAAGGACTTGGCTACTATTCCCGAGCGAGAAACCTGCACCAAGCAGTCCAAGAAGTTCGAGATGAATATGGAAGTAAAGTACCTGATCAACCAGAAAAGATTGAGAAGTTACGGGGGATTGGACCTTATACCAAAGGAGCGATCCTAAGTATTGCCTTTGACCAAAAGCAACCAGCAGTTGATGGCAATGTGATGAGAGTTTTCTCTCGTTGGTTTGAGCTATATCAAGATATTGCTCTTCCTCGGACAAGAGTGTTAATGGAACAGTACGCGATGGAGGTGATCCCAGAAACCAATCCTGGGGATTTTAACCAAGCGTTAATGGAACTTGGAGCTACGATATGTACTCCTACTTCACCTAGCTGTCTGCTTTGTCCAGTTCAACACGTTTGCCAAGCCAATCAAGAGGGTGTGCAAGAAGATTTACCAGTCAAGAAAAAAAGTAAACCTCCGAAAGAGACAGAAGTACTTTTTCTGGCGATTCATGCTGACGGAGAAATTCTTTTAGAAAAAAGACCAGATACAGGTTTGTTAGCAGGCTTATGGTCTTTGCCTACAATAGAAAAAACTTCAGAACCATTTGTTGATGAATTGATCCAAGAATATTGCCAAGGTTTTCCTTCTTCTTTTACAATAAAAGGGGAGATCACGAATTTTGAACATATCTTTAGTCATCGACATTGGAAAATTAAAGTTATAGAAGTGGAATTAGCAGATAAACCAAATTCATTAGCTGATTCATATCAATTTTGTTCCCATCACTCCATACAACAGATTGCTTTTGCCAATGTATATGCTAAGGCAATCCAACAGATCAAAGCAAATACAGGGTTACTATTAGTGCCTTAG
- a CDS encoding VanW family protein, with protein sequence MEEKKGVPRDQNQDNTKNQQDPLVTGETNTWLFDVEDLNRLAEEEESNPSRKATFSFQPNPSTEDIAETIKKQDVTSNPPSMVTKTAPRPPEMGVVSGELSEDIKDGKQTVSPEKKEKPEPVVTFSTIDSKTTVDLAEEPLNPVSEEVGSSQSTDENEVAVPEEQSILTPKPASSQSTAEIAAAVPEIENTFTRLEKEKKHDMRMQTRRKRFVLVLSTIVIILGAIGFFSYDWSKVSGETIFGQSKKLILELDGKEFETDLTKMGYDGKDLKTINETQLRQWLDSVKKQVDVPAVNAKATKVDGTIQPEKVGRYMDTKQVNEWLKDIPSLINKPRQIPIIVVQPTITTEDIKNVQKKLAGSYTTKFDGKNENRTTNIRLSSEAIDGLILMPGEEFSFNKVVGERTAKRGYKEAGIIVKGEFSEGIGGGICQVSSTLYNSVDEAGLKITRRYSHSATVTYVPKGRDATVSWGGPDFRFQNNLDKPIMIRIVLGTNSITVKTYTVPSAKVQKKKVEPAPQTFVEMQVDPTTPTDKLPTSE encoded by the coding sequence TTGGAAGAGAAAAAAGGTGTTCCAAGAGATCAAAATCAAGATAACACTAAAAACCAGCAAGATCCATTGGTTACTGGTGAGACAAACACGTGGTTATTTGATGTAGAAGATCTAAATCGGTTAGCGGAAGAAGAGGAGAGTAATCCTTCACGCAAAGCTACATTTTCATTTCAACCAAACCCTTCAACTGAAGATATTGCTGAAACGATAAAGAAGCAAGATGTTACTTCCAATCCGCCTAGTATGGTTACGAAAACAGCTCCTCGCCCTCCAGAAATGGGGGTGGTTTCGGGAGAGTTATCTGAAGACATAAAAGATGGGAAACAAACAGTATCCCCAGAAAAGAAGGAAAAACCAGAACCGGTTGTAACATTCTCCACAATAGACTCTAAAACAACGGTAGATCTTGCTGAAGAACCATTAAACCCAGTATCAGAAGAGGTTGGTTCGTCACAATCTACAGATGAAAATGAAGTAGCTGTTCCTGAAGAACAATCGATCTTAACACCCAAGCCTGCTTCGTCACAATCTACAGCTGAAATAGCAGCAGCTGTTCCTGAGATTGAGAATACGTTTACTAGGTTGGAAAAAGAGAAGAAACATGACATGCGAATGCAAACACGTCGCAAACGTTTTGTTCTAGTATTGTCTACAATTGTCATAATTTTAGGTGCGATCGGTTTCTTTTCTTACGATTGGTCTAAAGTATCAGGTGAAACAATCTTTGGGCAGTCGAAAAAGTTGATATTGGAGTTGGATGGAAAAGAGTTTGAAACTGATTTAACGAAGATGGGTTATGACGGGAAAGATCTTAAAACCATCAATGAGACACAATTAAGACAATGGCTGGATTCAGTAAAGAAACAAGTAGATGTTCCTGCAGTGAATGCGAAAGCAACAAAGGTAGATGGTACGATTCAACCAGAAAAAGTGGGTCGTTACATGGATACCAAACAAGTAAACGAGTGGTTGAAGGATATCCCTTCCTTGATCAATAAACCTAGACAGATCCCAATCATTGTAGTTCAACCAACAATCACCACAGAAGATATCAAGAATGTACAGAAAAAGTTGGCTGGTAGTTATACGACCAAATTTGATGGTAAAAATGAGAATCGTACGACCAACATTCGTCTATCGTCTGAAGCAATAGATGGGCTGATTTTAATGCCTGGAGAAGAGTTTTCCTTTAATAAAGTAGTAGGAGAACGAACAGCTAAAAGAGGCTATAAAGAAGCAGGAATTATCGTGAAAGGTGAGTTTAGCGAAGGAATTGGGGGAGGAATCTGTCAAGTTTCCTCGACACTTTATAACAGTGTAGATGAAGCTGGGCTAAAAATAACACGTCGTTATTCCCATAGCGCCACCGTAACCTATGTTCCAAAAGGTCGAGATGCTACAGTGTCATGGGGTGGTCCGGATTTTCGCTTTCAAAACAATCTAGATAAGCCGATTATGATTCGGATCGTACTTGGAACGAATAGTATAACAGTCAAAACTTACACCGTACCTAGTGCTAAAGTTCAAAAGAAAAAAGTCGAACCGGCACCACAAACTTTTGTCGAGATGCAAGTAGACCCTACAACGCCGACAGATAAACTCCCTACATCAGAATAA